The Alkalihalophilus pseudofirmus nucleotide sequence TGTAGCGGCTGTCATGAAAGACTTAAAACAAATTATGGATATAACAGGTGAGCCGCTATTTTATGAAGTAACTCGCTGGAAGCAATCAATGCCGCAATATGCTGTCGGCCATACGTATAAGGTTGCTAAAATGAGAGAAGATATCGCGCGCCACCTCCCAGGGCTTCATATAGCCGGAGCAGGGTTAGATGGTGTTGGCTTGCCAGATTGTATTGATCAAGGAGAAAGAGCTGCAGAGCGCATTTTGCAATCGATATAAGTATTAAAACAGGAGGAGCCGCAGGGCTCCTCCTATTTATTACATCCAATGTTGAAAACGTGCTAGACGTTGTTGGATCTGATCTTCATATTTTTGCTGTTCCACTAAACGCTCAAGCTCTTTACCAGAATAATTGCGTTTTTTTATAGTGATTGTAAAAAAGATAAATGATAGTGTCATACTAAACCGCCTCCGAATATAGTTAAATTGTTATTCAGGTGAGGCCTTTCACCTGCTCATACCATGATAAAAACGTGCTGCCATTTCCTTCGTTTCTGCCTTCAATCATCATCTTCATAACCTCCTTTTATTTTGTGGTTTTTTACATATAAAGTTTGTTAATGAGCTGTTCATGCTTTTCTTCATGCTGCTGCTGCCGTACTACTTTTTCTAATTGCTTCCCGTCTAGTTTCTTGTTTTGAATGGTGACTGTTAAAAATAATATGGAAAATGTCATGACTATCCACCTCCTCTCTCAAAGGGTTATTATATGAGTACATAGCAAGCTATGGTGACCCCTGTGGTAAAAAATGGGTGTGAAAATGAGCGCAAAAAAGCCACAGGTAGTGAGTCCTGTGGCTGAATGAAGATAAAAAAGCCACAGGTCTATGACACCTGCAGCTTTTAGCTCAATATGTATAGAACGTAAATTAAAACGAACTAGCCATTTTGAGTGAGGCAGCAGGTTGTGAACATGATGTAGGTAAATCGCAGCGATCCGTTAAACTAACTGGTAATAAGTTCATCATTTTGTTCAGCCTCCTTTTCACTCAAATTTGTTTACATATGGAATTATATACAGGAAAGTGGAATTTGTAAACGGGAATTATGAAATTTGTTTGTCTTTTTGTAGTTGGGGGTTGACAAGTAGTGGCGTGAAATTATTCTTATAGATTAATAATCTAATACTTTAAGAAAGGTAAAGATAAGGTAAGGCTTAATAAGTAAGGGAGGGAGAGTAATAGCTAACATTCCTTTTAATACATCAACATAATAAAAAATACCTTCGCCCATTTCATTAAGGGGAAGGTATTTTTTGTTTATTCTGCTAAAATTGCATCAAGGCGGGAGGTGTCTACAAAACCATCAAGATCTGGTTCTTTATCCATGAATTTTAATTCATATGAAGCATCTGCCCAAGCTTGTAGTGCTTCTGGATGTGTTTCAGTTGTAACTACCATGCGCTCCCAAGCTTCAGATAATACCGTTTCAGGAAGACGCTGCTGGGTTAAATTAAAGAGTGAATCGTTAATTGTTTCTAATGTACCTTCTGTATTTTCTTGTGTATATTCAACAGCTGTTTTATGACCGCGTAAGAATGCATCCACAGTTTCAGGGTTCTGCTCTAAAAATTGTTTAGATGTAACGATGACAACACTAGGAAGCGTTTCGCCTAAGAAAACTTGATCCCATTCAGTAATAACGTTAGCTCCTAGCTCTTCCACTAAATACGTACCCCATGGCTCTGGAGCTGCTGCTGCATCAATTTGACCTTGTTCAAACATAGCAACCATATTTGCAGGAGCAATACGAGATTGATGCTCAACTGTTCCGCCTACGCGGTTCGATTCTAAACCGAGTTCTTTAAGCATCATTTCAAGTTGAACATTGTGTGTGCAGCCATTACCTGGTGTACAGAAAGACTTGCCGCCGAAATCTTCAAGTGTTTCGATACCTGAGCCGTCACGTGCAACAATCAGGGTTGCGCCATTTGCTGCAGCACCTAACACTACAATATCTCCGCCAGTCAGGAAGTAGTTAATCGCAGGGCCGGGTCCGACATACCCGATATCAAGATTTCCCGTTTCTAGTGCCTCAATAAAGTCATTTCCATTAGGATAATGCTGATAATCTGCAGTTACCTCTCCTAGCTCTTCGTCAAAAAAGCCTTTTTCCTTACCTACAATTGCAGCTGCGTGATCCAAGTTTGGAAAGTATCCTACGTTGATATTTTCTGCAGGGCCATCTCCAGTTGTAGAGCCCGCTCCACAAGCAGTCAGTGCAGCAATCGTTAAAGCAATTCCACTTGCTTTTAACCATTTCTTCATCATTTTCTCCCCCATATTCTTTTTTATTTTGAGTAACCCCATCTTTGCAATACTTTACGCTCGATCGGATTGAAAATTAGATATTCTACAATTAAGCCTATAACAGCGATAATAATCATAATAGCTATAACTAATTCCATATTGAAAAAGTCACGTGCATCTAGAAGTGTACGTCCAAGACCGCCTCTGCCAAGTAGTTCAGCTGCCATTAATGCCCGCCAGCCAAATGCCCAAGCAAGTCTGACACCAGTTAGAGCAGAAGGGATTGAAGCAGGGATAAGAACTTTCCAAACAAGTTCAAGACCCTTATATCCCATTGTTCGTGCAGCTCGAATGAGTAGTGGTTGAACATTTTTTATACCCATCCGCATGTTCATTGTCATCGGCCATGTGCCGCCTAAAATGATAACAAACAAAATTGCTAAGGAGCCGCCTTGAAACATGACAAGAGCTAATGGAAGCCAGACGATACTCGGAACGGATTGCAAAGCTACAACGAGAGATCCGAGGGTTTCGTCTGCTAGTTTTGAAGTAGCAAGAATGATACCGAGTATAGATCCGATAATGACGGCTAGTGCGAAGCCCAAACTAATCCGTCCCAAACTTGTAGTAAGTGCTGCTGTTAAAATCCCAGTCTCAAAAAATCCTCTGTACAACTCAACGAATGAGAGGAGGGGAGAAGGGAACATTCGTGTTTGAAAAAGGTCAATTCTATATATGATCTCCCATATCGCGATGAGAGCGATAAAGAAGAGTAGCCTTCTGACTATTGTAGTCATCTCCCATTTCCTCCTTCATAACTTTTTCGATTTCTCCAGCTAATTGATCGTTGATTTTCTCTTCAAGTTCTGCAAACTCTTTTGAAGACGGCTTTCTTGGACGTGGGAGATTCACATCAAAAACATTAATAATACCACCAGGGCGAGTGCCCATCAATACGATACGGTCAGATAATAAGATTGATTCACGGATATTATGAGTGACAAAAAGAATGGTTTTTCTTGTTTGTTCCCATATATATTGAACTTCTTTATGAAGCATTGATCGTGTTTGTTCATCTAATGCGCCGAATGGTTCATCCATTAAAAGAACATCTGGGTCCATAGCAAGAGCTCTGGCTATGGCTACACGCTGCTTCATTCCTCCTGATAGTTCATGTGGGTAGGAGTCGATAAATTTACTTAAATGAACCAGCTTTAAATATTGAATAGCGCGCTCTCTAGCTTCTTGTTTGCTGTATTGTTTTTTAAGGGCAAATGTGACATTCTCAATCACGCTTAGCCAAGGCATTAATGCAGCTTCTTGGAAGACGACCCCGCGGTCTGCTCCTGGTCCTGCTACAGGCTTATTTCCGACTGAAACAGTTCCTTTTGATGCTTGATCAAGACCAGCAACAATATTTAATAAGGTTGATTTTCCGCAGCCTGATGGCCCGAGCAATGAAACAAACTCACCTGATTTTACTTCTAAATCTATCTCTTCAAATACCGTGTAAGCGGTATTGTCTTGTTTGTTATCGAATGTTTTACCGACACTCTTAATTGATACACCAGCCATTGGTTGCTCCTTTCTAAAATGCTAATATTTTATAAATCATATCAACTTAGTAGGTTTTAGTTGTTCTTAGTATATGTAGAGTTTAGGGAAGTGTCAATCGTTTTTTGAAAACTAAATAAATCTAATGTGGTAAAAGAAATGTGTTGATTTTTAGTTCAATTTCCATCATTCTATAACTTTGTGGTAAACTAAGCGTTGTAATCTACTTGAAGTGATTAAGCAATTTGATACAAATTGATATATTTTACCGTTTTATCTTAATGGATAACGATAATTATAGAAGACGGGGAGAGCCAAGATGACTAAACAATGGGAATTAATAGATGCACTACGTCATACTCGTCATGATTGGCTGAATGTTATTCAACTAATAAAGGGGAATTTAGCTTTAAAGCGCTATGATCGAATTGAACAGATTATTGAGGAAGTAACTGCCCAATCTTTAAATGAAAGTAAATTATCGGTCATGGGTACACCGGATGTAGCGGCATTTTTGCTCACATACAACTGGGAGTGCACTAAAATGAAGATTGATGTTGATGTAATCGGTGAAATTCAATCCCTTAAAGCCAATGAAGACAAGCTGTACAGAACCTGTCAAACCATCATTAATCAAATGGCAGAATTAAGTTCTAGTAGTTCTGAAAACCACCTTCTTATAACATTTTTATTTACACATACTGAAGAAGAGTCGGGAAATCACAACAACTGTCAACTGACATTCGACTATCAAGGAATATTACAAATGAATAAAGAAGAATGGCACCAAATTTTAA carries:
- a CDS encoding ABC transporter permease — protein: MTTIVRRLLFFIALIAIWEIIYRIDLFQTRMFPSPLLSFVELYRGFFETGILTAALTTSLGRISLGFALAVIIGSILGIILATSKLADETLGSLVVALQSVPSIVWLPLALVMFQGGSLAILFVIILGGTWPMTMNMRMGIKNVQPLLIRAARTMGYKGLELVWKVLIPASIPSALTGVRLAWAFGWRALMAAELLGRGGLGRTLLDARDFFNMELVIAIMIIIAVIGLIVEYLIFNPIERKVLQRWGYSK
- a CDS encoding YrzI family small protein — its product is MTLSFIFFTITIKKRNYSGKELERLVEQQKYEDQIQQRLARFQHWM
- a CDS encoding sporulation initiation phosphotransferase B, producing the protein MTKQWELIDALRHTRHDWLNVIQLIKGNLALKRYDRIEQIIEEVTAQSLNESKLSVMGTPDVAAFLLTYNWECTKMKIDVDVIGEIQSLKANEDKLYRTCQTIINQMAELSSSSSENHLLITFLFTHTEEESGNHNNCQLTFDYQGILQMNKEEWHQILKSLELEVDVKVDLIEWNEHECVLQTTFTIN
- a CDS encoding ABC transporter ATP-binding protein, encoding MAGVSIKSVGKTFDNKQDNTAYTVFEEIDLEVKSGEFVSLLGPSGCGKSTLLNIVAGLDQASKGTVSVGNKPVAGPGADRGVVFQEAALMPWLSVIENVTFALKKQYSKQEARERAIQYLKLVHLSKFIDSYPHELSGGMKQRVAIARALAMDPDVLLMDEPFGALDEQTRSMLHKEVQYIWEQTRKTILFVTHNIRESILLSDRIVLMGTRPGGIINVFDVNLPRPRKPSSKEFAELEEKINDQLAGEIEKVMKEEMGDDYNSQKATLLYRSHRDMGDHI
- a CDS encoding YrzI family small protein; this encodes MTFSILFLTVTIQNKKLDGKQLEKVVRQQQHEEKHEQLINKLYM
- a CDS encoding aliphatic sulfonate ABC transporter substrate-binding protein, coding for MMKKWLKASGIALTIAALTACGAGSTTGDGPAENINVGYFPNLDHAAAIVGKEKGFFDEELGEVTADYQHYPNGNDFIEALETGNLDIGYVGPGPAINYFLTGGDIVVLGAAANGATLIVARDGSGIETLEDFGGKSFCTPGNGCTHNVQLEMMLKELGLESNRVGGTVEHQSRIAPANMVAMFEQGQIDAAAAPEPWGTYLVEELGANVITEWDQVFLGETLPSVVIVTSKQFLEQNPETVDAFLRGHKTAVEYTQENTEGTLETINDSLFNLTQQRLPETVLSEAWERMVVTTETHPEALQAWADASYELKFMDKEPDLDGFVDTSRLDAILAE